The nucleotide sequence GAACCCGGACGACTCCCTCATCGGTCACTTCGACCAGGTCCACATTGCCGCCATCCATCTGCAGGGCGGGGCGAATCAGGTCCAGAGCCTGCTCGACACGACGGGTCAGATCATTCATCTCGCTCATCATCCTCCTTGGGGTTTCATTGCCCCTAATCTAGCTTCGCTTCGCCCTTTCGCAAGGCTTCCGGCTCTTCCGGTTCACGTAATTGCAAGTCATGGAGCTGTCGATACAGCTTCCCGGAGTCCATGAGCTCCTCATGGCTTCCCTCTTCCGCCTTGCGTCCTCCCTCGAGAACCAGAATCCGATCCGCCCTGCGGACGGTCGAAAGCCGGTGGGCAATCACCAGACTGGTTCTTTCTTTCATCAGTCCCTCGATGGCCTCCTGCACCAGGGCCTCGCTCTTCGTATCCAGGGAACTGGTCGCCTCGTCGAAGATGAGAATCTCGGGATCCTTCAGCAGGGCGCGGGCAATGGCCAGTCGCTGTCGCTGCCCGCCGGAGAGTTGCAGTCCCCGCTCCCCGATCACCGTATCGTAGCCTTCGGGAGCTTCCAGAATGAAATCATGGGCGCGGGCCATCTTCGCCGCCGCTTCCACTTCTTCGCGACTCGCGCCGGGACGACCGTAGGCGATGTTGTTCAGGATCGTGTCATTAAAGAGAATGACATCCTGGGTGACAATGCCGAACTTGTTCCGCCAGTCAGAGAGGCGGAAACCCTCGATGTCGATGCCATCCATGAGGATCCTGCCCTGAACGGGATCCCGGAATCGGGCCAGCAGATCGGCCACCGTGCTTTTCCCCGCCCCACTCGGCCCCACGAGAGCCAGCACCTTCCCCCGGGGAAGAGAAAAGTCCAGATCCTGAAGAACGGGGTGCCCTTCCCGATAGGAAAAGCCCAGACCCTCAAATTGAATGGACTCCTTCAGGGCTCCGGGCCGGGTTCCCTCGTCCAGCATCCTGCGCTCGTCGGGGGCATCGAGAACCTCGAAGATTCTCTCTCCCGCCGCCGCACCTTCCTGGACGAACTGGTTCAGGTCGCTGATTCTCCGAAGAGGGCCGACAATGCTGAGAACCGCCACCACAAAGAGCACCAGATGGCTGGCTTCCAGATTCCCGGCAAGGACCTGAATCCCCCCGTAACCGACAATCAGCACCACGGAGAGGCTTCCCAGAATCTCGCTCAGGGGCGCATTCAGGGCACCGAGAGCTCGAAGCCGCAGGGCGCGGCGATAGTAATCCAGATTGAAACGGTCAAAGCGCTTCTCTTCGTATTCCTCACGGCCGAAGGCCTTGACCACCCGGACCCCGACCAGGGTTTCCCCGATTGCCGAAGCCATGTCAGCCATTCGCTCCTGGATCCTTGTTCCGTCACGACGAAGGAGACGGCCCAGAAAGCGCAGGAGAAAGGCATTGACCGGCACAATCAGGAAGGTCAGAAGCGCCAGACGCCAACTGATGGCAAAAATGATGGTCAGGCCCACGAAAATCACCAGCAAATTGCGGAAGAACACAGCGGGTGCGCCCACGAGGGCTCCCCGCAGGGTGTTCACATCATTCACCACGCGGCTGACCAGACTGCCGCTCGGGTGATCCTGATGCCAGGCAAGGGGCAGGGTCTGAAGGTGGGCAAAAAGTCGACCCCGAATATCGTAGAGGCTTCTTTGTTCGAGCAGATGGACAAGAAAAGCCTGCAGGTAGTCGAAGAGATTCTTCAGGAAGTAGGCAAGCAGGATCACCCAGAGCCCCCGAAACAGCCTCTCGGAGCGCTCGCCCCGGTCCAGCCAGAGACGGGCACTGCCCAGAATCCGGTCTTTTCTCACCGATGCCTTCTCCAGCCAGGAAGCGTCTTCCCCGGCCGGGGCGGGAAGTTCTATGGTCACGGCCTCTTCCTGAAAGAGGTTGTCCAGAAAGGGCACCACCAGAGTCAGGGAACTGCCGTTCATCAGGGCAAAGAGAAGAATGGAGAGGGCCGCCAGAAGAACACGACCCCGATAGGGTCGCAGATTTCCGAGCAAACGGGAATAGATAGAAAACATGACTCTCTCGAAGGCTTGGGACTCCCGATGGTCTAGCAGTTTTCCGCCGGAGAGACAAGCGGCTCGGGTGTTTTTGGTAACCGGGCCGGGAGAAGCCTAAAAAAACCGGCCCAGGGGACCGGAGCATTTTCTTGCAATCTGACAAGAATTAAGCGGAAAATTCCCCTACAAATGTTTTTCCAGACGACTGATCAGGCTGTATCGGGGCGGAACGCCGGTAATCGTGTCCACAGGGCGTCCATCCTGGAAGACCAGGAGCGTGGGAAGGCTCTGGACACGGTAGCGGATCGCCAGGTCACGGGACTCATCCACATTGACCTTGGCAAATCGGAGCTTGTCTCCCATCAGGTCGCTGATTTCTTCCAGCATCGGCTCAATGGTCCTGCAGGGGACGCACCAATCGGCCCAAAAGTCAACAATGACAGGGGTTTTTCCGCCACCTACGATTTCATCGAAGTTGCTGGAGTCCAGATTCTCGAGGGCGCTGAGGGTCTTTTCGGGCATCATTTATCATTCCTTCATGCTTTGGCAAGGTCAAACTACTAAGGGGGCGACCTTCATCACAAGGGTTTTTTCAGGGAATTTTCCGGGCTACTGAAAAAGGGTATCGCCATTCCCAAGTGTCCTGATAATTGGGGCTTGCGAACTCCTTCACCTTATTTGCCAGAAAGATAAATGTTTCCCGATAATCCATAACCTAATTCAGACGCAGGCAAAAAAGCGGTTTTTTTCCAAGCCCCGACTTTTCAAGGGCTTGCCCGTGTCGAAAGGCTTTGCTATATAAAACCGGAACCCGAGTCGCCTTTCGAGCATATAAGCATGGCTGATTTTGTCCCGAAAATGACCCAGCAAGGAGAATTTGCCCGATGGAAACCCATTACAATGTCGACGAACTCAATGAAAGGGTAGAGCGGGAGAGCCACTTTGTCCGGGAAATCCGGGAGGAAGTGTCCCGGGTCATCGTCGGTCAGCAGTATCTGGTAGACCGCCTCCTGATTGGCCTGCTCTGCCGGGGGCATGTCCTTCTCGAAGGTCTGCCCGGTCTTGCCAAGACCCTGGCCGTGAGCAGTCTCGCCGGTGCCGTGAAAGCGGACTACCGCAGAATCCAGTTCACCCCGGATCTTCTTCCCGCCGACCTTCTGGGCACCCAGATCTATGACCCCAAGACCGGGGACTTCCGTACCCGCAAGGGCCCGGTCTTTGCCAATTTCATTCTCGCCGACGAAATCAACCGCGCGCCGGCCAAGGTTCAGAGTGCCCTGCTCGAAGCCATGCAGGAGCATCAGGTCACCCTCGGCGGCGAGACCCATGCTCTTCCCGAGCCCTTTCTGGTGCTGGCCACTCAAAACCCGATTGAACAGGAAGGAACCTACCCCCTGCCCGAGGCCCAGGTGGATCGCTTCATGCTGAAAGTGCGGGTCGGCTACCCGGACCGGGCCGAGGAAAAGGAAATCCTGCAAAGGATGGGCGGAATGGAAAGCCCCCGGGTCAATGCCGTCATCGAGACGGCCCGTATCGAGGAGGCCCGCAAACTCATCCATGAAATCTACATGGATGAGAAGGTTCTCGACTACATCATTGCACTGGTCTTTGCCACCCGGGAACCGGAATCCGTGGGCCTCGGCCAGCTGATCAGCTACGGAGCCAGCCCCCGGGCCACGATCTACCTCGCCCAGGCCGCCAGAGCCCATGCCTTCCTGCGGGGTCGCGGTTATGTCACGCCCGAGGATGTCAAGAAGGTCGGGCTCGATGTCCTTCGCCACCGGATCATCGTCAGCTACGAGGCCGAGGCCGAAGAACTCGACAGCGATGCGGTCGTCCTTCGTCTCTTTGATGCGGTGGAGTTGCCCTAGGCATGGCAGAACAGGATTTCATTCCGCCCGAGATTCTCAAGAAGGTACGCCGGATAGAACTGTCCACACGGCACCTGGTGGAGGATCTTTTCGGGGGCGAGTACCATTCCGTCTTCAAGGGAAGCGGAATGGAATTCGACGAGGTGCGAGAATACAGCCCCGGCGACGAGATCCGGAGCATCGACTGGAATGTCACCGCCCGCATGGGCCGCCCCTTTGTAAAACGCTACCGGGAAGAACGGGAACTGACGGTCATGCTGGCCGTGGACGCTTCGGCCAGCGGGCTTTTTGGCAGTGGCGATCGCATGAAAAGCGAGGTCATCGCAGAAGTGGCCAGCGTTCTCGCCTTCAGCGCGATTCGCAATCAGGACAAGGTCGGATGCCTGATCTTCACGGACCGGGTCGAAAAATACATCCCCCCCTCCAAGGGCCGCCGCCATGTTCTTCGAATCGTCCGGGAACTCCTCTATTTCCAGCCAGAGGGCCGGGGCACGGATCTGGGCAATGCTCTGGAAACCCTCAGC is from Candidatus Krumholzibacteriia bacterium and encodes:
- a CDS encoding ABC transporter ATP-binding protein, coding for MFSIYSRLLGNLRPYRGRVLLAALSILLFALMNGSSLTLVVPFLDNLFQEEAVTIELPAPAGEDASWLEKASVRKDRILGSARLWLDRGERSERLFRGLWVILLAYFLKNLFDYLQAFLVHLLEQRSLYDIRGRLFAHLQTLPLAWHQDHPSGSLVSRVVNDVNTLRGALVGAPAVFFRNLLVIFVGLTIIFAISWRLALLTFLIVPVNAFLLRFLGRLLRRDGTRIQERMADMASAIGETLVGVRVVKAFGREEYEEKRFDRFNLDYYRRALRLRALGALNAPLSEILGSLSVVLIVGYGGIQVLAGNLEASHLVLFVVAVLSIVGPLRRISDLNQFVQEGAAAGERIFEVLDAPDERRMLDEGTRPGALKESIQFEGLGFSYREGHPVLQDLDFSLPRGKVLALVGPSGAGKSTVADLLARFRDPVQGRILMDGIDIEGFRLSDWRNKFGIVTQDVILFNDTILNNIAYGRPGASREEVEAAAKMARAHDFILEAPEGYDTVIGERGLQLSGGQRQRLAIARALLKDPEILIFDEATSSLDTKSEALVQEAIEGLMKERTSLVIAHRLSTVRRADRILVLEGGRKAEEGSHEELMDSGKLYRQLHDLQLREPEEPEALRKGEAKLD
- the trxA gene encoding thioredoxin; its protein translation is MMPEKTLSALENLDSSNFDEIVGGGKTPVIVDFWADWCVPCRTIEPMLEEISDLMGDKLRFAKVNVDESRDLAIRYRVQSLPTLLVFQDGRPVDTITGVPPRYSLISRLEKHL
- a CDS encoding AAA family ATPase; this encodes METHYNVDELNERVERESHFVREIREEVSRVIVGQQYLVDRLLIGLLCRGHVLLEGLPGLAKTLAVSSLAGAVKADYRRIQFTPDLLPADLLGTQIYDPKTGDFRTRKGPVFANFILADEINRAPAKVQSALLEAMQEHQVTLGGETHALPEPFLVLATQNPIEQEGTYPLPEAQVDRFMLKVRVGYPDRAEEKEILQRMGGMESPRVNAVIETARIEEARKLIHEIYMDEKVLDYIIALVFATREPESVGLGQLISYGASPRATIYLAQAARAHAFLRGRGYVTPEDVKKVGLDVLRHRIIVSYEAEAEELDSDAVVLRLFDAVELP